The sequence AATCAAGACGCTTACTATATCGACCCAAAGGGGAGATTTTTTGTCGTTGCTGATGGTATGGGTGGTCATGCGGGAGGTGAAGAAGCAAGTCGCATTGCTACTCAAGAAATTCGCGCGTATTTAGAGGAAAATTGGCAATCTCCTCAATCGTCTTCGGAATTATTAGACCAAGCTTTATGGAAAGCTAATGAAGCAATTTTACAAGACCAGCAGCATCACCCCGAACGCGCTGATATGGGGACAACGGCTGTAGTGGTGGTGTTTCGAGAACCAGAATCCCCTTACTGTTCCCATGTTGGTGATTCTCGGCTTTATCGCTGGCGTAACTCGCAACTACAACAAATTACAGAAGACCATACCTGGGTAGCAAGAGCTATCAGAGTTGGTGATATCACCACAGACGAAGCCCGAATAC is a genomic window of Fortiea contorta PCC 7126 containing:
- a CDS encoding Stp1/IreP family PP2C-type Ser/Thr phosphatase, with product MKLNFTGITDPGLIRSNNQDAYYIDPKGRFFVVADGMGGHAGGEEASRIATQEIRAYLEENWQSPQSSSELLDQALWKANEAILQDQQHHPERADMGTTAVVVVFREPESPYCSHVGDSRLYRWRNSQLQQITEDHTWVARAIRVGDITTDEARIHPFRHVLSRCLGRDDLHQIDVQSLDVQAGDRLLLCSDGLTEELVEQKINHCLQSHPSLEQAANSLVVAAKEEGGHDNITVILVAADHNS